The genomic window AATAccagtaatttttaatttaagatcgGGCCATAGTttaaacaatgtcattttttttatccataaaaaaGAATCTAAGTTGAGAAAAAAGCTTCCTTCATGGATAGAAACTTGTATGCTGTTTGGAAATGTGGCataaatagtgttttataattattattttttaatattctgatattaaaaataaaaaaaattattttaatatatttttaaataaaaaatattttaaaaaataaactttatccCAGTATTAAACGAGATATAAATAATAACGAGATGACTTGCCCGCGccctgccgcgggcttataaaacaaatgcacttgatagtgttataattgtgaaccagcgctaaataagtaatagaaattaaaagtatgatggagcaaatatttcatgacggaaaaagaAGTTGTgctggtgatcaaaaacttagagactgaataaaatgatttgtagcaatctacagtgttttgtgaggaaagatacagtgatttcgccacatgattttgcttttcagttaataaaaagcaaaaaaaaaatacaaagctaaattctctaccaacttaatattaaaaaaaaaaccaacaaagataattttggaaggaaaaaaacccatgagaaaagaTGTTGCagtaattgacaatgttttgtgaggaaaattatagcgtttttcccaataaaataaactaaaaaactatttagagaaatattatagcaatccacagtgttttgtgagaaaaactacaacgcttttctcatatgatttagctttattgtaattataattcttaaccaactcaatattaaaaaaaaaaatcgacaaagataattttggaaaaaatcataaaaaatcacatggaaaaacactacaacaattcacagtgttttaaagaaaaaaaaaataacaaagctaaattcttaatcggctcaatattaaaaaaaaatcaacatagataattttagaaaaaaaaacaaacaccaaaaaaaagggaaaaaatcatgttggaaacactgtagcaattcacagtgttttgtgatgaaagctacagtgcttccccacatgatttagcctaatttgtaatgacttgtaattgtaattcacaaacaactcaatatcaaaaaaataaaattgaaaaagataatttgaaaaaaattataacaaaaaaaactatgcggaggaacactgtagcaatccacaatgttttataagcaaagctacaatactttccccacatgattaagctttattacaaagttaaattttaaccaactcaatattttaaaaaataaaatcgacgaaaatgattttggaaaaaaatattacaaaaaaagaaaacacaaaagaaactggaaaaaaactatgtgaggaaaaactgtatcaatccatagtgttttttgaggaaaaacttgtatttacttgtaattacaattcttaaccagcttaatatttaaaaaataaaattgacaaagataattttagggaaaaacataacgaaaacagaaaaaaaccatgtgggaaaaaacactgtagcaaccaacagtaattttcgaggaaagttaaagtgttttcctcacatattgtaactgtaatttttaaccagctcaatattaaaaaataaaataaaaaaagataattttagagaaaatcataaaaaaatcatgcagagaaacactgtagcaataaataatgttttaaaaaaaaattacaaaactaaattctcaatcagcttcatattaaaaaaaatcaaaaaatataattttttaaaataaaaaaataaaatagaaaaattatgtggaaaaacatcgcagtaatccacagtattttcaagaaaaaaattacaaagcaaaaattttaaccaggtcaatatttaaaaagtaaaatcaacaaaaataattttggaaaaaataaaagaaaaaataaatgaaaaaaaattaggaaagttgaaaaaaaaaatttgaaaaaaaaaggaaaaaaaaaaagtggggaagAATTACTGTGGATGACTGAAATGTGTGTGAgggaacagtgattcccccaTGCGGTTTAGTATATGTGTTAATGACACTGCTGGATCCCTTTAAATCGCCGGCCAGATGATATGCTGTAGAGGCGGTAGGCTTATACAAGTTATTATAATAAGATCTCTTGATTTCTAGATGCAATTGCAGCAATTTTTTATCTGCAAACACATCATGAGTTAGTATATgttaagagaaagaagaaattaaacccTATTTATTAATCTTGCACGCTACTGTCTCTGGCCAATAGGAAAACCAGAAGAGTCGGTAGTGCATCAATCTCTTTCATGAAATTAATGGCATTTTATTTCTACATCACGCTGAAGCTCTTACACTTTCTGGGGACGAGGAGTAAAATATCAGATGGAAGGGCAACAGAAGAAAACTTTTTGCACTTTCCCCTTTCCATTGCCCTCGACTGAAGAAGGTAATCTAATGAAGCCTAATTAATCCCAGATGACTTATGATTTACGATCATGCTTTCAACTCAAGGCGGACAACTGACTTTTCAGAGATAtttgagaatataataaaatgtttGAGAGTATAGTAACGATTGTGATTATGCACGTACAAATGCAAAGAATTTCATGAAAAGtaatagataattaaataatccGTGATCCTAGGTATCCTAATCATCCATCTAACATTTATTTACGTTTCACCAAGATTATAGAGGAGATTAGAACGAGCCACTCTTTGCCATCACGCACCTATAAATAGCCCCACAAATTCAAGCCATACCACAACACACCATACATTAAAAACCTTCCCAACACGCTCTTGCCTCATTCTTGTTCTAATACCTTCTGTGAGCATGGCCGAAGAGAAGCAGCACCAAGGCGTCTTCCACCACCACAAGAGCGAGGAGAAACCAGAGACTGCCACAGGTTATGATGCTCCACCTCCTCCTGTTTCAGATGTTGattacagaaaagaaaagaagcatcACAAGAATCTTGAGCACGTTGCTGAGCTTGGAACTGCTGGCGCTGGTGCTTTTGCCATGGTACAATGTTTTGTCAGTTGTCACTCGCTAATTTAAATTCTGTGTGTTACTATATATATTctggttaatattttttttaaggtattcttttatttcatgtaataatcaatctttttaaaaaacacctgttttcaatcattgtttttttttagaatggttattgttatatgtttttatttttatatattttacaaaaaaggGTAAGTTGGTGGATATTTGCGTAtagaagtgtgtgtgtgtataattgATGTGGGATTCTCTCATGTTAAATATTTCAATGCAAGAGCTACAAACAAATTCACGAtctttaatcaattattttttataaccagagacaaattattttccataaaacaattattttttctctctgttttttttttctttaatgaaagTTCAAGAAATCAGCAAGCCAGCaaggaatagttttttttttattccatatttatttgttgctttAATAATTTAGAATGAGAAGCACAAGACAAAGAAAGACCCAGAGCATCCACACAGGCACAAGATAAAGGAGGAGATTGCCGCGGCAGCTGCAGTTGGAACCTGTGGACTTGTATTCCATGAGCATCATGAGAAGAAAGCAACcaagaaagaggaagaagaggctAATGGAAAGAAGCACCACCACttctaattgttttaaataattaattaatcttgtgTGTTACAGGCCTTAATCTTGGTTACGTCACTAATCACTATAGTTATAAATCACCCCTCCTAAATAATACCTGTATGCACGAGATTTTTGTATCCCTGCCGAACCGGTGCTATCTGGCTCTTTCGCTTTTGTACGCAATATTAattcttgtttataaaaatatctgaGATGGTTAGGTGATATTagtattttgtcatttttaatttttaatcttttcttatgaagtaatcattttatttctgtCCTGGTGTCTTTAGATTTTCCCGAAGACAGGACTGGGAGGTTTTCGGCCGTGCCATGTGATTACTCGCCAATATGTTCGAGCATAATAAGTCATTCAATTATTCTAATTGGAggattgtgtttaattattattttaaaattaaagagacaaatataaaacggaaataaaaatgttttgcaaacaaagataaaaatataaaataaatacattaaaggaataattttggaataaaatctagattttttttaaaataaaaaaagaggtacataaaaatatgttattctTATCAATAactatctctgtttttttattacaaaatagtaatcaaatattatttaaaagcaCAAATACTAGATTGTCACCTCATCCAATTAAGGTTTAAATGCTTATATTATATTGCTTATCTTATCTATGTTTTCTTCCTTAGTAGTACTTCCAAGTTTAAATGttggaatttgttttataaatcatGGGTTAATTGGCACATTTGATCCTAAACTTAAAGTGCGGTATACTCACTTTCATGGTTAAAtctttattagaaattattctCCAACAAAAATTCTTTAACACGGAACattaacttgattaaaataaattgagtaattaaaaaattaatctaaaataactCTAGATTGACATATTTTGTGAAACTCAAAACTCTTTCTTccacatagaaaagaaataagattTTTCTATAACTTATATAGTTGGAAGTTGAAGGGTTATAAATGAATCTTAAAGCAAAGTAGTATTGGTTTAACCCACTCATGCACACTTGGCTCTGGCTCGGAGTCTCAAGGCTCGAGTCCTGGGTCCTGGGCTTTggtttgagtttgttttttttaacctattatGGACTTCGATTTcagtttattataaaataattctttggcctataaaaaaaatattttttactggtCCATTTATGAATATTcaaccaataaataaaaattctgaacatattttaattttcctcCCTTatgttttaccttttttttttttctagtgtttttgtTCTTGTCATTGTAAAGAGATTTTAAGTATAGATTCCCTTGGTTcgttaacttttaaaataagtATATACTTTAAACGTATACTTGTTGCAATCATAAAGGCTTGTTAATATCATTCCTTTGTACAAAGAAAGGATTTATAATTGACAAAAACTTCTTGTtaccttttgttcttttgaGTTTCATCAACAAGTAAGTACTATAATTTTTCTGGTTTTAGTTTCTCTAGTTTTAGTGTATATGTATATGATAGTATCATGCTAGGTTTTTAATTTACacataatatttgtttatatggctagaatacatgctaaatttttatatataagtttgcaagattttagtttattaatttgatgaacATTTAAGTATATCCACACCTTTCTACATTATTCACAATAATCATTCTCATCTAATACATCTTAGAGCTTTATTAAACACATAATTTTactgaaatcaattaattaaactcattctttatttaaataattacatCCCTCTTTCCTTGAGAATATATTTGCTTAATTAAATCCCAACAAGTTCACACATGCTATATGCATTACACTTCTTTCACACATCATTAGTAATAGATTTCCACACAAACAAAATTCAAAGTTCAATTCCCTATTTCTTCATGTTATGGCCGAATGAACCACTATTAGAAAGCTAAGTGATTCTTTCCAATTTCCTTCCAAAATCAAGTATTACCCAAAACTAATCATCCTAACTTCACATTTTTATCCCTAATCTAGTtgtgacttaaaaaaataatatatcccCCTATTTCCCTACCTTGGTTGAACCACTCATGTATGGTGAGAGGCAAATCTCTATCTTAGTTCTTATCACAAATCCATTACCTGTCCTTTTTCCTATATCTAGAAACATGTTTTTCAACATAACATTCCTAACTGAACACACCTTCATCAAATCCTCTTCATCTAGGGTTCCACATACACTCAGTGTTATCAATTCATGTAAAATAGGTTCAAACATGTAAAACCCCGTAAAACAAAAGTTCAACCGGTAAATACCTGGGAGAAAACATGAGGGAACCGGTCAATGAACAACTTAAAAGACACTAGGATAAGAAAATACAACATTCAAACATGACCTATCATCATTTATGAGGAAGTATAAATACATTGAGAGAATAAAAAGGTGACTTTTTCTCTCCCTATAATCTGGCTAGAACAGCCTTAGCAGCCCCTTCTCTTTCTAAATTTCCACCAAAACACTCCTTGCATGTTACCTTTCTTGAATGCTTGAGTGAGAGAAGAGTAAATGTGAGGTGGGagactaaaaaattaaagtgttgGAAGAGGTATAGGGCTGGCCGGAACAccatatataaaagaaagggaaaaaaagtgataagtgcaaaatatacatattttttttccttttacactatgctttttaatgtattttgaacttatttgagttgattggaagttatttttatgagtttggcaTGCAGAAAAGACTTCGTGAATTAATCgttaaaagataagaaatgctgcattttatattttgtaccTAGCTTCTTGTGACAGATTGTTTGCCAAGTTAGAGTTCTAAAATGAGAAGGTGAGCTTAATCTAAGTTGAAGTACACATGTCAAGGTTTCCAAGAAGGTATTTTAGGCAAAAAACTGATCTTATTCGGACCTCGAATCAGAACCGCAAACTCGGGTCAGAATCTTTCTCGCAGCAGGATTATTTGCTTTCATactagatattcaaacaggaatatcttAAGCTTATGATATCAAAATCAGGCAattcaaaaacccaaattcatgCACACACACAtgactacaactttcatggaggactcaaagtcaaataaaattattttgaaggaCAAAATCCAGACgcaatctggttggtcaaaatGGATCTCCTGATCTAATTCGGAAACTAACAATGTTGAGCATCCCAATATGACTGAGAGTCTGACATAAAAACAGTGGGCCTTACAACCCAATAAAGGTTCAAATCAATCCTTTAGCATTTCACGAATGAAAGAATATAGCTGAGATGGTCGGATATTGcaagaaaccaagtcagaatcaaaGTCTAAATTGCAACAGAGGTGGTATTGCTACAGAATTGTGACAGCAGCAGAATCAgttttcaacacaaattctgAGAAATTTATCCAATCTTAAGGACTagataaagaaggaaagaattTAGCATCGTGAAGACTCCTAATTAGCCTAAGAATCCTGAAGATTTCGGAAGCAAAAGGGGAggataaagagagagcaaaacACAGCTGAAACAGGGTTCGAaaaacattcatttcttctctgCTTTTGACAATATTTCAGCAACCGTGAACTAAACTCCTGAATTCGGTTAAAAAAGAATACACACCATCTCCATTAGCACGTTGTGAGAAGTAACGTTATTAGTGTAATTCTTTCatattcaagtatttattttttcttgttcagaattatgctattgattgttattcaagcttattgaattgttttgagataGCATGTATGCTTTCTAGCttaaagattaatttgattgcTGAAACTATCATATTGATTTATTAgggaaaaataaactaaaattgtcAAGCTTTTGAACGTTTGTTTAGAATAAATGCATAGATTTTATTCCTAAGACTACTGCCGAGTGAATGAAAATTGCTTTCAATATTACATTCGTTTGATGGCAAGAAATTGATTACAGAGCTTTTCCTAATTAATGTACTCGTAATCTCATCGATTTCCCTCAGCTTTAAGGGATATCGAATTTATTTGCTTGAcgtgaaagaatatttattttacttcgatGATCAACAAATTTCTAGGAATGAATGTTTGGACTCTTAAACTAATTTAAcgacatatcaatttattattttcagaattattatttcttgaatttttcattcaaatcccCCGTTCTTTCTCATTTTGGTATACTGTAAGAAGATTAAATGAAATTTCTCTTGGGTTCGACCTGGTTTTCACGATcatactataaatttattttgtttgtgatagTTAAGTCAGAAATATATTTTGGTGGTTCCGAATATTGGAAttgatgttaatataaaaatatttaattaaacaactgTAAATAATCCCAACATTCCTCTCATGTGAAAATGCAAATAGCAATTGATAGTCTAATATCTTTGTTGGGAGTCATGATTTTTGTAACCCTCTCATGGCTTGGTCTTACATTATCGAACAACAGAAATGTAGCTGGCGAATTTTAATAACCAAGACATAACTCATTGGAGCCAAAACATGAGAACACTCTCTGTttgttaacattattcaatggcCACCGCCAAATTCGAACTAGACTTTCTTTACAATAATCTTGTTATGCTTCAAGGGTGGTGGTGAAGGAGGAGAATCCTCGGATTTAACACAAGAACCTTCAAGAATGTCGCCTTCCTCCGCGGTCCTAGCGTGACAATCATGGCAGGCCAGCATTGTCGATTGATGGTGCGAATTGCTCGACAACATCCACGACCTAGGTTAGTCTCTCCATTAAAGAGGAAGAGGATAATTTTCCCGGTGCTGGGTCAAAGAACCCCAACAAGTGTAATGCGATTTCCGAGACACTATAAGGATCTTCTCAGGTGAACTTCATGAAACAGCCGagcataattaagtaattttcaACTTTTGAATACAAATATGAAATAGTATGATGTTTGTGACAAATTGGAAGGGAATCGTCATCAAGAGTTCTATAGCAGTTTGATCAGCTTCAGGGTTATTGCGGATACAATATTGCTGAATCTCAATCAATATTAACATCGAAAAGCCCAATTACTAGAGGAAAGCTGCAACTCCCTTTTGCTTTTAGCTGTCGTTGGCATCGCTGGCTTCTTATTGGTTGCAATCCGaaatagttagtttttttttttaaagtgttatttttaatattaatatgttcaaataattttaaaatatatataaaaaattataatttaaaacacaattccaaacaactcaaaatcacaacaaaatGAGTTCGAAAAAGTTAGCCGTAATATATATCCATGAATGAATATCACTTAAAACTGTAATTTTCTCAAGACAAATTAAATTGGATCCACCCACCAACAAttctataaaatatcaaaattttgtCTTATAAAAGAAGAGCAATGTTTCGAGCAATATCCAAGAATTTGcacaataaatcaaaagaattatttaaatatagaaTTTCTTATTTACGGTTGGTTCGAAGGAGATGACACAGTGTATTCTAGggtttaattaatgttaaaagcAACCATATCTAATTTCCTCCATGATGATACGTGCAAAGAACTTcattataaaagtaatatatagataattaaataatccGTGATCCCAGATATCCTAATCATCCATCTAGCATTTATTTACTTGTaaccaagatataatttatagagGAGATTAGAACGAGTCACTGTTTGCCATCATGCACCTATAAATAGCCCCACAAATTCAAGCTATACCAGTATACCACAACACACCATACATTAAAAACCTTCCCAACACGCTCTTGCCTCATTCTTGTTCTAATACCTTCTGTGAGCATGACTGAAGAGAAGCAGCACCAAGGCGTCTTCCACCACCACAAGAGCGAGGAGAAACCAGTTGattacagaaaagaaaagaagcatcACAAGAATCTTGGGCACGTTGGTAAGCTTGGAGCTGCTGCCGCTGGTGCTTTTGCCATGGTACAATGTTTTGTCAGTTGTCACTCGCTAATTTAAATTCTGTCtgttactatatatatattctggttaatatttttttaaggtattcttttatttcatgtagtaatcaatctttataaaaaaacacctgttttcaatcattgtttttttttagaatggttattgttatatgtttttatttttattttacaaaaaaggGTAAGTTGGTGGATATTTGTGTATAGAAGTGTTGTGTGTGTAATTGATGTGGGATTCTCTCATGTTAAATATTTCAATGCAAGAGCTACAAACAAATTCACGATCTTTAAtcaattatttcttataaaaagataccaagcctatatatatatatatatatgaatccttgtttttataaaacaattattttttctctgttttttttttctttaatgaaagTTCAAGAAATCAGCAAGCCAGCaaggaatagtttttttttattccatatttatttgttgctttAATAATTTAGAATGAGAAGCACAAGTCAAAGAAAGACCCAGAGCATACACACGGGCACAAGATAAAGGAGGAGATTGCCGCGGCAGCTGCAGTTGGAACCTGTGGATTGGTATTCCATGAGCATCATGAGAAGAAAGCAACcaagaaagaggaagaagaggctAATAGAAAGAAGCACCACGGCACCACCACttctaattgttttaattaattaattaatcttgtgTGTTGCAGGCCTTAATCTTGGTTACGTCACTAAGCACTATAGTTATACATCACCCCTCCTAAATAATACCTGTATGCACGAGATTTTTGTATCCCTGCCGATCCGTTGCTATCTGGCTCTTTTGCTTTTGTAcgcaatatatattaattcttgtttataataataTCTG from Populus trichocarpa isolate Nisqually-1 chromosome 5, P.trichocarpa_v4.1, whole genome shotgun sequence includes these protein-coding regions:
- the LOC18099627 gene encoding abscisic stress-ripening protein 3; its protein translation is MTEEKQHQGVFHHHKSEEKPVDYRKEKKHHKNLGHVGKLGAAAAGAFAMNEKHKSKKDPEHTHGHKIKEEIAAAAAVGTCGLVFHEHHEKKATKKEEEEANRKKHHGTTTSNCFN
- the LOC7469229 gene encoding abscisic stress-ripening protein 3, whose translation is MAEEKQHQGVFHHHKSEEKPETATGYDAPPPPVSDVDYRKEKKHHKNLEHVAELGTAGAGAFAMNEKHKTKKDPEHPHRHKIKEEIAAAAAVGTCGLVFHEHHEKKATKKEEEEANGKKHHHF